A part of Paenibacillus sp. 481 genomic DNA contains:
- a CDS encoding cob(I)yrinic acid a,c-diamide adenosyltransferase: MNIYTRTGDQGMTSLIGGRVPKDHIRVDAYGELDELNSFIGCAVSCCTDDAMDVLRQQLTMIQHEVFDCGSDAAYAETRQGKVIYKVHAELAQRLEQWIDEHDAAVPAISKFILPGGHAVASALHVCRTVCRRAERRLITLSQQEAVNPEVLKYVNRLSDYFFVAARRANALAEIEDVAYARSADVFTTRKERNEKYDG, translated from the coding sequence ATGAACATATATACACGAACTGGTGATCAAGGGATGACTTCGCTGATCGGTGGGAGAGTTCCCAAAGATCATATACGGGTAGACGCTTATGGTGAATTGGACGAGCTTAACTCGTTTATTGGCTGTGCAGTGTCTTGCTGTACAGACGATGCAATGGACGTACTACGTCAACAGCTTACGATGATTCAGCATGAAGTGTTTGATTGTGGCTCGGATGCAGCCTATGCCGAGACAAGGCAGGGTAAGGTGATATACAAAGTGCATGCAGAGCTGGCGCAGCGGTTAGAACAATGGATTGATGAGCACGATGCAGCAGTGCCAGCGATTTCGAAATTTATTTTGCCAGGTGGGCATGCGGTTGCATCTGCGCTACATGTGTGCAGAACGGTATGCCGTCGCGCGGAACGTCGTCTCATTACGTTGTCACAGCAAGAGGCTGTTAATCCGGAAGTGTTGAAATATGTAAATCGTTTATCGGACTATTTCTTTGTGGCCGCTCGTCGTGCTAACGCGTTGGCTGAAATTGAAGATGTAGCTTATGCGCGCAGTGCAGATGTATTTACTACCCGTAAAGAGCGTAATGAGAAATATGATGGATAA
- a CDS encoding arsenate reductase family protein, whose translation MKKLTVYHYATCSTCRNAIKSLQAKGAELELRPIVEQPPTVDELRTLVANSGLELKKWFNTAGEVYRSLQLKDRLKDMSEEEQLELLSSNGKLIKRPIVTDGQRVTVGFKEDTYQEVWS comes from the coding sequence ATGAAAAAATTAACCGTTTATCATTATGCCACATGCAGCACTTGCCGTAACGCGATCAAATCGCTGCAAGCAAAAGGAGCGGAATTGGAGCTGCGCCCAATCGTGGAACAGCCACCGACTGTTGATGAGCTGCGCACCCTCGTGGCGAATAGCGGCTTAGAACTTAAAAAGTGGTTTAACACGGCTGGAGAAGTATATAGATCGCTCCAGCTTAAAGATCGCTTGAAGGATATGAGCGAAGAAGAACAGCTAGAGCTGTTATCTTCGAACGGCAAACTCATTAAACGTCCGATCGTTACAGATGGTCAGCGCGTCACGGTTGGTTTTAAAGAAGATACATACCAAGAAGTATGGTCCTAA
- a CDS encoding RluA family pseudouridine synthase — MMDKNGLSNDGMMQDQDKQGQGMQGRDVAELKYVVPEEEAGIQLKTILRTRLHLSRRLNKRLKELEDAITVNGERRYATERLLPQDVVVVRIKEMGADEDYILPEPMPIDVVYEDDDILVLNKPAGIVVHPTKGYPNGTLANGVVHYWRSRGELTKFRPANRLDQDTSGLMIVVKHAYAHQQLAEQMIDRTMDKVYTAFVYGVPFPRTGTVDAPIDRDPVERHLRIVTPSGYPSVTHYETVEEYEMNGQPAAMVRCKLETGRTHQIRVHMKHIGCPLIGDRFYKRDDEERPSSDELEMESDGEQREDCGIARQALHASELAFNHPISAERLQFHVDLPPDMEQLRQRLSQA; from the coding sequence ATGATGGATAAGAACGGGTTGAGTAACGATGGTATGATGCAAGACCAAGATAAGCAAGGCCAAGGCATGCAAGGGCGCGATGTAGCTGAACTCAAATATGTCGTACCAGAAGAGGAAGCGGGTATTCAGCTAAAGACTATACTGCGTACACGTCTCCATTTATCACGCCGCCTGAACAAGCGGCTAAAAGAGTTGGAGGACGCCATTACGGTTAACGGAGAGCGGCGCTATGCGACAGAGCGTCTCCTCCCACAGGACGTCGTCGTGGTCCGCATTAAAGAAATGGGCGCGGATGAGGACTATATATTGCCTGAGCCGATGCCGATTGATGTCGTGTATGAGGACGATGATATTCTGGTGCTGAATAAGCCAGCAGGCATCGTCGTTCATCCGACAAAAGGATATCCAAATGGCACGCTGGCTAACGGTGTCGTTCATTATTGGCGTTCTCGTGGCGAATTGACTAAATTTCGCCCCGCAAATCGTCTAGATCAGGATACGTCGGGCCTGATGATCGTTGTCAAACATGCGTACGCTCATCAACAGCTGGCGGAGCAGATGATTGACCGAACGATGGATAAAGTGTACACCGCCTTCGTATACGGTGTGCCGTTCCCACGAACAGGGACGGTTGACGCTCCAATAGACCGTGATCCCGTGGAACGGCATCTACGTATTGTAACGCCTAGCGGTTATCCATCCGTCACTCATTATGAGACGGTGGAAGAGTATGAGATGAACGGACAGCCAGCGGCGATGGTGCGCTGTAAGTTGGAGACGGGACGGACTCATCAGATTCGCGTCCATATGAAGCATATTGGCTGTCCTCTAATAGGGGACAGATTTTATAAGCGGGACGATGAAGAACGTCCATCCAGCGACGAATTAGAGATGGAGAGCGACGGTGAGCAGCGTGAAGATTGCGGTATCGCGCGTCAGGCGCTACACGCATCAGAGCTTGCTTTCAATCACCCCATTTCGGCTGAACGCCTTCAATTTCACGTCGATTTGCCGCCAGATATGGAGCAGTTGCGACAACGCTTGTCGCAGGCTTAG